One Campylobacter concisus DNA segment encodes these proteins:
- a CDS encoding KpsF/GutQ family sugar-phosphate isomerase has translation MQTMNQIAAEVLKIEANELLRHAKNLAIEDAVNLIFNTKGKVIVTGVGKSGHVGAKIAATLASTGTPSFFLHPTEAMHGDLGMIEKDDVLLAISFSGESDELIKILPHVKRFGVKIVAMARSKTSSLGKFSDAFISIDVEKEACPLNAAPTASTTLTLALGDALAVCLMKKRDFKKEDFANFHPGGSLGKRLFLKVKDVMRSENLPIVRWNASLKKAIDTMTHGKLGTVLIVDKDGVLDAILSDGDLRRALMREDFDLDEPAMKFATLHPKEINNKEMLAVDALALIEKYKIQLLAVVENSVPVGVLHIHDLANLGL, from the coding sequence ATGCAGACAATGAACCAAATCGCGGCCGAAGTTTTAAAGATAGAAGCAAACGAGCTTTTAAGGCATGCTAAAAATTTAGCCATAGAAGATGCTGTAAATTTGATATTTAATACAAAGGGCAAGGTCATAGTCACAGGCGTTGGCAAGAGTGGTCATGTGGGCGCAAAGATCGCTGCCACACTTGCAAGTACTGGCACGCCAAGCTTTTTCTTACACCCAACAGAGGCTATGCACGGCGACCTTGGCATGATAGAAAAAGATGATGTTTTGTTAGCCATTAGCTTTAGTGGCGAAAGCGATGAGCTTATCAAAATTTTACCTCACGTAAAGCGCTTTGGCGTAAAGATCGTCGCCATGGCAAGAAGTAAAACAAGCTCACTTGGTAAATTTAGCGATGCATTTATTAGCATAGATGTAGAGAAAGAGGCCTGCCCACTAAATGCTGCTCCAACAGCATCAACTACGCTAACGTTAGCTCTTGGCGATGCGCTAGCTGTTTGTTTGATGAAAAAGCGAGACTTTAAAAAAGAGGACTTTGCAAATTTTCATCCAGGTGGTAGCCTTGGCAAGAGGCTATTTTTAAAGGTCAAAGATGTGATGAGAAGCGAAAATTTACCGATAGTTCGTTGGAATGCGAGCCTAAAAAAAGCAATCGATACGATGACGCATGGCAAACTTGGCACGGTCCTAATCGTCGATAAAGATGGTGTGTTAGATGCTATTTTAAGCGACGGCGATCTTAGACGTGCACTTATGAGGGAAGACTTTGACCTAGACGAGCCAGCAATGAAATTTGCAACCTTACATCCAAAAGAGATAAACAACAAGGAAATGTTAGCCGTGGATGCGTTAGCCCTCATAGAAAAATATAAAATTCAGCTTCTAGCCGTCGTAGAAAACAGCGTGCCTGTAGGTGTTTTACACATCCATGACCTTGCAAATTTAGGACTATAA
- a CDS encoding RNase J family beta-CASP ribonuclease: MNDKNEEKVVTNQSKNNKRRRFRPKNKPKQEGETTEQASLASKSVIDNFFAAEQAENKAHAKPKSQISRPKKPRNNKNQNKNGENNKPKEQKQESQEIKAKTQEQKEKPKKAKKPKKNLPAKLNGNEQWQQDIASAMVANKAVHELRLEPMKYLNSSEHKIRITPLGGLGEIGGNMTIFETETSAIIVDIGMSFPSESMHGVDILIPDFDYVRKIKDKIKGVIITHAHEDHIGAVPYFYKEFKFPIYATPLPLGMINNKFEEHGLKQERSLFRSVEKRKPYLIGDFEVEWIHITHSIIDASALAITTKAGTIIHTGDFKIDHTPIDGYPTDLGRLAYYGERGVLCLMSDSTNSYREGFTKSESSVGKTFDAIFSKAKGRVIMSTFSSNIHRVYQAIEWGLKYNRKVCVIGRSMERNLYTAMELGYIKLDKKIFIDANEVGKFKDDEVLIVTTGSQGETMSALYRMATDEHKYIKIKPTDQIIISSKAIPGNESSISTVLNFLIKSGASVAYQDFSEIHVSGHAAQEEQKLMLRLIKPKFFLPVHGEYNHIAKHKETAISCGVDERNIYLMSDGDQMELCQKYLKRVKTVKTGKVFIDNQINKQISDDVVIDRQNLAEAGVVMIIAQISRHGAKLINKPRVISYGLVGDKQDGEFRKEMEGVLEQYLSNVKEELLKDSRMLEGQVRQVIRKHIFRKVKKYPTIVPIIYLM; the protein is encoded by the coding sequence ATGAACGACAAAAACGAAGAGAAAGTTGTAACTAACCAAAGCAAAAACAACAAAAGACGAAGATTTAGACCAAAAAATAAACCAAAACAAGAAGGCGAAACTACCGAGCAAGCTTCACTAGCAAGCAAAAGCGTAATAGATAACTTCTTTGCAGCAGAGCAGGCTGAGAATAAAGCGCATGCCAAGCCAAAGAGCCAAATTTCTCGCCCAAAAAAGCCAAGAAATAACAAAAATCAAAACAAAAACGGCGAAAATAATAAGCCAAAAGAGCAAAAACAAGAATCACAAGAAATAAAAGCCAAAACACAAGAACAAAAAGAAAAGCCAAAAAAGGCCAAAAAGCCAAAGAAAAATTTACCTGCAAAACTAAACGGCAATGAACAATGGCAGCAAGATATCGCAAGTGCAATGGTAGCAAACAAGGCCGTTCACGAGCTTCGTCTGGAGCCGATGAAGTATCTAAACTCAAGCGAACATAAAATTCGTATAACGCCACTTGGCGGTCTTGGTGAGATCGGCGGCAATATGACGATATTTGAGACCGAAACTAGCGCGATCATCGTTGATATCGGCATGAGCTTTCCAAGCGAGAGTATGCACGGCGTGGATATACTAATCCCTGACTTTGACTATGTTAGAAAAATAAAAGATAAGATAAAAGGCGTCATCATCACTCACGCGCACGAGGATCACATCGGCGCAGTGCCATATTTTTACAAAGAGTTTAAATTTCCGATTTACGCCACACCGCTTCCGCTTGGCATGATAAATAATAAATTTGAAGAGCACGGACTAAAGCAAGAGCGCTCACTCTTTCGCTCAGTCGAAAAGAGAAAACCATATCTTATAGGCGACTTTGAAGTCGAGTGGATACACATCACCCACTCTATCATCGATGCTAGCGCGCTAGCCATCACGACAAAGGCAGGCACCATCATCCATACGGGCGACTTTAAGATCGACCATACGCCGATCGACGGCTACCCAACTGATCTTGGCAGACTTGCATACTACGGCGAAAGAGGTGTATTGTGTCTAATGAGCGATAGCACAAATAGCTACCGAGAGGGCTTTACAAAAAGCGAAAGTAGTGTTGGCAAGACCTTTGACGCGATATTCTCAAAGGCCAAAGGTCGCGTCATTATGAGCACATTTAGTTCAAACATCCACCGCGTCTATCAAGCGATCGAGTGGGGACTAAAATATAACCGCAAAGTCTGTGTCATCGGCAGATCAATGGAGAGAAATTTATATACTGCAATGGAGCTTGGCTATATCAAACTTGATAAGAAAATTTTTATCGACGCTAACGAGGTTGGTAAATTCAAAGATGATGAGGTGTTAATCGTAACAACAGGGAGCCAAGGTGAGACCATGAGTGCGCTATACCGAATGGCTACCGATGAGCACAAATATATAAAAATAAAACCAACAGATCAGATCATCATCAGTTCAAAGGCGATCCCTGGTAATGAAAGCAGTATCTCAACTGTATTAAATTTCCTAATAAAATCAGGCGCGAGCGTCGCTTACCAGGACTTTAGCGAGATCCACGTCAGCGGTCACGCAGCACAAGAAGAGCAAAAGCTGATGCTACGTCTTATAAAACCAAAATTTTTCTTACCAGTTCACGGCGAGTACAATCACATCGCAAAACACAAAGAGACGGCTATAAGCTGCGGCGTAGATGAGAGAAATATCTATCTGATGAGCGATGGCGATCAAATGGAGCTTTGCCAAAAGTACTTAAAGCGTGTAAAAACCGTAAAAACCGGCAAAGTTTTCATAGACAATCAAATAAATAAACAAATTTCAGATGATGTCGTCATCGATAGGCAAAACTTAGCTGAAGCAGGGGTCGTCATGATAATCGCTCAAATTTCACGCCACGGTGCAAAACTCATCAATAAGCCTCGCGTCATTAGCTACGGCCTTGTGGGAGATAAGCAAGATGGCGAGTTTAGAAAAGAGATGGAGGGCGTGTTGGAGCAATACCTAAGCAACGTTAAAGAGGAGCTTTTGAAAGACAGCAGGATGCTCGAGGGGCAGGTGCGTCAGGTCATCCGAAAACACATCTTTAGAAAAGTCAAAAAATACCCGACTATCGTGCCTATTATCTATCTAATGTAA
- a CDS encoding ABC transporter permease has translation MIGKNFINYAVVLLFKDMKDHLFSFCLFALIIFVLSSVLFISGSIQHDLINLVKDRSSIVVSAFRAGKNDLMHPGYIYDISKIDGVSDVRGVVDGEYYFVQKRVWFHLYEDDSLKEDEMIVGEGVKAAMNELYYDESFNFLTEERMIPVKILKTMPTQSGLISNNAIFLHPNTLRAILNLKDEEYTKLYVEVPNTDEISEVALKIENLYPNSFALSIEDEVAKVRHLYYYKGGIFMSIYVSVMLIFFVLLKNQISLAYGSKKREIAILRSIGFCIKDIIFLKFIQNFIVSVSAFLLGVILAYLFVFVLNAPLLKGIFLGDELLNFTNFTPILEFDKLFLIFVFGVIPFLAFVLIPSWRVASSDINEGLK, from the coding sequence ATGATAGGTAAAAATTTTATAAACTATGCTGTGGTTCTGCTTTTTAAAGATATGAAGGATCACCTTTTTAGCTTTTGCCTCTTTGCACTTATTATCTTTGTGCTAAGCTCGGTACTTTTCATCTCTGGATCGATCCAACATGATCTTATAAATTTAGTAAAAGATAGATCAAGTATCGTAGTGAGTGCATTTCGTGCTGGCAAAAATGATCTCATGCACCCTGGCTATATCTACGACATCTCAAAGATCGATGGCGTAAGTGATGTAAGGGGCGTGGTTGATGGAGAGTACTACTTCGTTCAAAAGCGTGTTTGGTTTCATCTATATGAAGATGATAGCTTAAAAGAGGATGAGATGATCGTCGGAGAAGGTGTAAAGGCGGCGATGAATGAGCTTTACTACGATGAGAGCTTTAATTTTTTGACTGAAGAGCGCATGATACCAGTAAAGATATTAAAGACTATGCCGACACAAAGTGGTTTAATCTCAAATAACGCTATATTTTTGCATCCAAATACGCTAAGGGCTATCTTAAATTTAAAAGATGAAGAGTATACGAAGCTCTACGTTGAAGTGCCAAATACTGATGAGATCAGTGAAGTAGCTTTAAAAATAGAGAATTTATATCCAAATTCTTTCGCCCTTAGTATAGAAGATGAGGTGGCTAAGGTTAGGCACCTTTACTATTATAAGGGTGGAATTTTCATGAGCATTTACGTTAGCGTTATGCTTATATTCTTTGTCTTGCTTAAAAACCAAATTTCACTCGCATATGGTAGTAAAAAGCGTGAAATAGCTATTTTAAGGAGCATTGGTTTTTGTATAAAAGATATTATATTTTTAAAATTTATACAAAATTTCATCGTGAGCGTTAGTGCTTTTTTACTCGGTGTTATACTGGCTTATCTCTTTGTTTTTGTATTAAACGCTCCACTTCTAAAAGGGATATTTTTAGGTGATGAGCTTTTAAATTTTACAAATTTCACACCTATTTTAGAGTTTGATAAGCTCTTTTTGATCTTTGTTTTTGGCGTAATACCATTTTTGGCGTTTGTACTCATACCTTCATGGAGAGTAGCGAGTAGTGACATAAATGAGGGGCTAAAATGA
- a CDS encoding nitrous oxide reductase accessory protein NosL: protein MILRSILGSALLATLIFGASANEQTVKMKPMFQSVDPSKATLVGNGEGKEYCAVCGMNLVKFYKTNHVYNGKQVASLHCLYELTEGKIPSDAQVVDTKNLNLIDVNKAFYVVGSSVKGTMTRNSKYAFSTEADAKEFQAENGGEIMNFAKAYEIAGQDFEGDNKMIKAKREDGVYAHGKEFYEANCDKTDPKSFKAISELKAHLKKVCDAKEASKAPEYDKHLQAAALYLWDAPANLGASNQASKAKQEIKKPERIVVPKGARCAVCGMLVKNSPWATLIKADGKDYYFDGVKDMAQFYFADGKMKDAYVSDYYTLEKLDAKDAFYVHGSNVYGPMGDEFIPFKDEAKAESFLKDHAGKGVIRFDEIKNFIGK, encoded by the coding sequence ATGATTTTACGTTCTATCTTGGGTTCAGCACTGTTAGCGACCTTGATTTTTGGTGCCTCGGCAAATGAGCAAACCGTCAAAATGAAACCGATGTTTCAAAGCGTGGATCCTAGCAAGGCTACACTAGTAGGAAATGGCGAGGGCAAGGAGTACTGCGCCGTTTGTGGAATGAATTTGGTTAAATTTTATAAGACCAATCACGTCTACAATGGCAAGCAAGTAGCATCACTCCACTGCTTATACGAGCTAACAGAAGGTAAGATCCCAAGTGATGCGCAGGTTGTTGATACTAAAAATTTAAATTTGATCGATGTAAATAAAGCCTTTTACGTAGTTGGTAGTAGCGTCAAAGGCACAATGACTAGAAATAGCAAATACGCCTTCTCAACCGAGGCTGACGCAAAAGAATTTCAAGCAGAAAATGGTGGCGAGATAATGAATTTTGCTAAAGCTTACGAGATCGCTGGACAGGATTTCGAGGGTGATAATAAAATGATAAAAGCTAAGCGTGAAGATGGTGTTTATGCACATGGTAAAGAATTTTATGAAGCAAACTGCGACAAAACTGATCCAAAAAGCTTTAAGGCTATCTCTGAGCTAAAAGCTCATCTCAAAAAAGTATGCGACGCAAAAGAAGCTAGCAAAGCCCCAGAGTATGATAAACACCTACAAGCTGCTGCTTTGTACCTATGGGATGCTCCGGCAAATTTAGGCGCTAGCAACCAAGCCTCAAAAGCTAAACAAGAAATAAAAAAACCTGAGAGAATAGTCGTGCCAAAGGGCGCAAGATGTGCGGTATGCGGCATGCTTGTCAAAAATTCTCCATGGGCGACACTCATCAAAGCAGATGGCAAGGATTATTATTTTGATGGTGTAAAAGATATGGCACAATTTTACTTTGCGGATGGCAAAATGAAAGATGCTTATGTGAGTGATTATTACACGCTAGAAAAGCTTGATGCAAAAGATGCGTTTTATGTTCACGGCTCAAACGTTTACGGACCAATGGGCGATGAGTTTATCCCATTTAAAGATGAAGCAAAGGCAGAGAGCTTTTTAAAAGATCATGCCGGCAAAGGTGTCATAAGATTTGACGAGATAAAGAATTTTATCGGTAAATAG
- a CDS encoding tetratricopeptide repeat protein, whose amino-acid sequence MKKGLVLLFACLGLLNAGYIKEALSAKDDHNKLAQIYEDACDKEKKASGCYNLAVLYSRGDGNVKKDEAKAAMLYEKACDQNFSMACSNLGYAYEKGKGVEKDLEKAVKFYEKACKDNEGCTELGLLYANGTGVTKDLKKAKELYEKACMAGDGIGCSNLGYLYAQGEGVEKDYAKAKVNYEMACANEAGIGCDNLGFLYVYGQGVDQNLTKATKLYEQACIYGYEKGCNNYAIMLAEGKGVKEDAEKAREIFTRSCKNGLKEACENLEILGKH is encoded by the coding sequence ATGAAAAAGGGTTTAGTTTTATTGTTTGCTTGTTTGGGACTATTAAATGCTGGCTATATCAAAGAGGCTTTAAGTGCAAAAGACGATCACAACAAGCTAGCACAAATTTATGAAGATGCTTGTGACAAAGAGAAAAAGGCATCAGGCTGCTATAACCTAGCTGTACTTTACAGCAGAGGTGATGGCAATGTCAAAAAGGACGAAGCAAAGGCAGCAATGCTTTATGAAAAAGCTTGTGATCAAAATTTCTCTATGGCTTGCAGTAATCTTGGCTACGCCTATGAAAAAGGCAAAGGTGTGGAGAAAGACCTAGAAAAAGCAGTTAAATTTTATGAAAAGGCTTGTAAGGATAATGAGGGTTGCACGGAGCTTGGCTTGCTTTATGCAAATGGCACCGGCGTGACAAAGGATCTTAAAAAGGCAAAAGAGCTTTACGAAAAGGCTTGCATGGCAGGGGACGGCATAGGATGTAGTAATCTTGGCTATTTGTACGCGCAAGGTGAAGGTGTCGAGAAAGACTATGCAAAAGCCAAAGTAAACTACGAAATGGCTTGCGCAAACGAAGCTGGCATAGGGTGTGACAACCTTGGCTTTTTATATGTTTATGGCCAAGGCGTTGATCAAAACCTCACAAAAGCCACAAAACTTTATGAGCAAGCGTGTATATATGGATATGAAAAGGGCTGCAATAATTACGCTATCATGCTAGCAGAGGGCAAAGGTGTGAAAGAAGACGCGGAGAAAGCACGTGAAATTTTTACTAGAAGCTGCAAAAATGGCTTAAAAGAAGCGTGCGAGAATTTAGAAATTTTAGGAAAGCATTGA
- a CDS encoding ABC transporter ATP-binding protein, which yields MINIRGVSLVYNQNKQNEFCALKNINLDINDGELVILKGISGSGKSTLLSLIALLQKPTSGEILIDGTNIAKLPDVFCSELRHKRLGLIFQNFNLIEGLSVYENLLAPFALTNFKANVRDEMIKKALSLANIAHKKDENVSNLSGGERQRCAVARALSMDANIILADEPTANLDRQNARAFLGLLESFKTLKKSVIVATHDSIFDELSATDRVVSLQNGEIV from the coding sequence ATGATAAATATAAGAGGTGTTAGCCTGGTTTATAACCAAAACAAACAAAATGAGTTTTGTGCTTTAAAAAATATAAATTTAGATATTAATGACGGCGAGCTAGTGATACTAAAAGGCATTAGTGGAAGCGGTAAAAGCACTCTACTTTCTCTTATCGCCCTACTTCAAAAGCCAACTAGTGGAGAAATTTTGATAGATGGCACTAACATCGCAAAGCTGCCTGATGTCTTTTGCTCTGAGCTTAGACACAAAAGGCTTGGGCTTATCTTTCAAAATTTTAACCTCATCGAGGGGCTAAGTGTATATGAAAATTTATTAGCTCCATTTGCTCTAACAAATTTTAAGGCAAATGTGCGAGATGAGATGATAAAAAAGGCTCTAAGCCTCGCAAATATTGCTCATAAAAAAGATGAGAACGTATCAAATTTAAGTGGTGGCGAGCGTCAAAGATGCGCGGTAGCTAGAGCTTTATCTATGGATGCTAACATCATCTTGGCTGATGAGCCAACGGCAAATTTAGACAGACAAAATGCACGTGCATTTTTGGGCTTACTAGAGTCTTTTAAAACTCTAAAAAAGAGTGTCATTGTCGCTACTCACGATAGCATTTTTGATGAGCTAAGTGCAACAGATAGAGTTGTCAGCTTACAAAATGGAGAGATAGTATGA
- a CDS encoding pseudouridine synthase: MEKTRLNKFISHNTNYSRREADELIKAGKVSIAGRVVSDLATSVDEDDKVRINGRLIKLKKEFTVIVYHKQKGELVSKKDDRGRKTIYDTLDKKFAKFVSVGRLDYASEGLLLLTDAPAIATALMNSDLEREYYLKVKGEVTKEVIEAMTNGFFAKDATKGAHAKTTIKSMEFKPFLAYKVFGSSGGYTKLKVIINEGQNRELRRFFGYFDLEVMDLKRVSFGRVSLDMLKPGKWRYFENSEYEDLRDFLKVNNVRY; encoded by the coding sequence ATGGAAAAAACAAGACTTAATAAATTTATCTCACACAACACAAACTACTCACGCCGTGAGGCAGATGAGCTGATAAAAGCTGGCAAGGTTAGTATAGCAGGGCGTGTGGTTAGCGATCTTGCGACAAGTGTGGACGAAGATGATAAAGTTCGTATAAATGGCCGTTTGATAAAGCTAAAGAAGGAATTTACTGTTATCGTTTATCACAAACAAAAGGGCGAGCTAGTTAGCAAGAAAGATGACCGCGGACGAAAGACGATCTATGATACGTTAGATAAGAAATTTGCTAAATTTGTTAGTGTGGGGCGCTTAGACTACGCGAGCGAAGGACTACTTTTGCTAACTGACGCCCCAGCGATCGCCACAGCTCTCATGAATAGCGACTTAGAGCGCGAATACTATCTAAAAGTAAAAGGCGAAGTAACGAAAGAGGTTATTGAGGCAATGACAAATGGCTTCTTTGCCAAGGATGCTACCAAAGGCGCGCACGCAAAAACTACTATAAAATCAATGGAGTTTAAGCCTTTTCTAGCCTACAAAGTCTTTGGCTCAAGCGGCGGCTATACAAAACTAAAGGTCATCATCAACGAGGGTCAAAACAGAGAGCTTCGCCGTTTCTTTGGATACTTTGACCTTGAAGTAATGGATCTAAAAAGGGTTAGTTTTGGACGTGTTAGCCTTGATATGCTAAAGCCTGGCAAATGGCGCTACTTTGAAAACAGCGAATACGAAGATCTAAGAGACTTTTTAAAAGTTAATAACGTTAGATACTAA
- the rsmA gene encoding 16S rRNA (adenine(1518)-N(6)/adenine(1519)-N(6))-dimethyltransferase RsmA, translated as MIKAKKHFGQNFLQDKATLDKIIQAIPNDVANVVEIGPGLGDLTFRLLQIYKTTCFEIDCELFQILKVKFANEIQNGQLKLFCKDALEQWQQEGGLSSENYFLVANLPYYVATKMILNAIDDEKCLGLIVMIQKEVALKFSAKSKDKEFSALSILASLQGRCELLFDVDAKLFNPPPKVTSSVIKLQKTKKIFGKDGIFKDAKQYEAFKVFLKAAFASPRKTLLKNLSTNFEKKALEEIFESLALNQNLRPHELDVDSYLKVFKRLKEDNERQKRRESCN; from the coding sequence ATGATAAAGGCAAAAAAGCACTTTGGACAGAATTTTTTACAAGACAAAGCGACACTAGATAAGATCATCCAAGCGATACCCAATGACGTAGCAAACGTCGTTGAGATTGGGCCTGGCTTAGGTGATTTGACATTTAGACTTTTGCAAATTTACAAGACGACCTGTTTTGAGATAGATTGTGAGCTGTTTCAAATTTTAAAGGTCAAATTTGCAAATGAGATCCAAAATGGACAATTAAAACTTTTTTGTAAAGATGCTTTAGAGCAGTGGCAGCAAGAGGGCGGACTAAGTAGCGAAAACTACTTTTTGGTCGCAAATTTGCCCTATTACGTTGCTACGAAGATGATCCTAAATGCGATAGATGACGAAAAATGCCTTGGCCTTATTGTGATGATACAAAAAGAGGTTGCTCTTAAATTTAGTGCAAAGAGCAAGGATAAAGAATTTAGCGCTTTATCGATCCTTGCTTCACTTCAAGGCAGGTGTGAGCTTTTGTTTGACGTGGATGCAAAGCTTTTTAATCCACCCCCAAAGGTCACATCCTCAGTCATCAAGCTACAAAAAACAAAAAAGATTTTTGGCAAAGACGGGATTTTCAAAGATGCAAAACAATACGAGGCTTTTAAAGTATTTTTAAAAGCTGCGTTTGCTTCTCCAAGAAAGACGCTTTTGAAAAATTTATCTACAAATTTCGAGAAAAAAGCGTTAGAAGAAATTTTTGAGAGCCTAGCTTTAAACCAAAATTTACGTCCACACGAGCTAGATGTCGATTCTTATCTAAAAGTATTTAAAAGATTAAAGGAAGATAATGAACGACAAAAACGAAGAGAAAGTTGTAACTAA